One Eubacteriales bacterium mix99 genomic window carries:
- a CDS encoding GntR family transcriptional regulator: MEGMKAEAPVYQKIAADIAAKIMDKRYHVGEKIYARSYLASQYNVSSETARRAICVLSDLEIVDVTKGSGVIIRSYDNAVKFVHQYNDIQSLNDLKKDIMKSIQKQKEEMKTLQKSVSSIISQTERFQSFNPFIPFEIEITDQTPLLGKSISEMNFWHHTAATIVSIKRNGALMMSPGPYAVLKNQDVLYYCGEAGCRERVKNFLYPHGKAT; encoded by the coding sequence ATGGAAGGCATGAAGGCGGAGGCACCGGTTTATCAGAAGATTGCTGCGGATATTGCAGCAAAGATAATGGACAAGCGTTACCATGTAGGAGAAAAGATATATGCCAGGTCATATCTTGCCAGTCAGTATAATGTTTCTTCTGAAACCGCCCGGCGTGCCATTTGTGTCCTGTCCGACCTGGAGATTGTTGACGTAACGAAAGGCAGCGGCGTGATCATCAGGTCGTATGACAATGCCGTAAAATTTGTCCACCAGTACAATGATATTCAGTCATTGAATGATTTGAAAAAAGACATTATGAAGAGCATCCAAAAGCAGAAGGAAGAGATGAAGACTCTGCAGAAATCCGTTTCCAGCATCATAAGTCAGACGGAACGATTTCAATCTTTTAATCCGTTTATTCCATTTGAGATTGAGATTACGGATCAGACTCCCTTGTTGGGAAAATCCATATCGGAAATGAATTTCTGGCATCACACGGCAGCTACCATTGTTTCCATCAAGCGGAACGGGGCGTTGATGATGTCTCCCGGTCCCTATGCGGTTTTGAAAAATCAGGATGTGCTGTATTACTGCGGGGAAGCGGGCTGTCGGGAACGGGTAAAAAACTTTCTCTATCCGCATGGAAAAGCAACATAA
- a CDS encoding glycine betaine ABC transporter substrate-binding protein: protein MKRKIAAITCLLLILSVVGCSSGKGGGEEIIIMDGQFSEMKLIHQMVKMLVEQDTDARVLIKDEISPVNGFNELVRGNCDLMNSYDGTLLTTYLKMDTKDIPEGQTLYDFVNETAEKGKGVMLLDPLGTDNTYSIAVPEKIADQYDLEKISDLVPVADKLVFGAEHEFFSEEGSMKFNPFVKFYGLKFRESKPVDIGLKYSAAENGSIDVTEVYATDGLNKKAHLKVLEDDKNFFPEYNGALLVRKDLFERYKDKAPNLKETLNKLGGIFSNETMVDLTYAVDVEGKSTQEVAKQFLQEKGLLE from the coding sequence ATGAAAAGAAAGATAGCTGCCATAACATGTTTACTTTTGATACTCTCAGTCGTAGGCTGCTCCTCGGGAAAGGGAGGCGGGGAGGAAATCATCATTATGGATGGTCAATTTTCCGAAATGAAATTGATTCATCAAATGGTAAAAATGCTGGTGGAGCAGGATACCGATGCCAGGGTGCTCATAAAGGACGAAATCTCTCCTGTCAACGGTTTCAATGAATTGGTCAGGGGCAACTGTGACCTGATGAACAGCTACGATGGGACGCTGCTTACCACCTATCTGAAAATGGATACAAAGGATATTCCCGAAGGGCAGACCCTGTATGATTTTGTGAATGAGACCGCAGAAAAGGGAAAGGGCGTCATGCTCCTGGATCCGCTTGGTACAGATAACACCTATTCCATTGCCGTTCCGGAGAAAATCGCAGACCAGTATGACCTTGAGAAGATCAGCGACCTTGTCCCGGTGGCCGACAAGCTGGTGTTTGGGGCAGAACATGAGTTCTTCAGCGAGGAAGGCAGTATGAAATTCAATCCTTTTGTTAAATTCTATGGGCTGAAGTTCAGGGAAAGCAAGCCGGTGGATATCGGGCTGAAATACTCCGCAGCGGAAAATGGGAGTATCGATGTGACAGAAGTATATGCTACCGACGGTCTGAACAAAAAGGCCCATCTTAAAGTGCTGGAGGATGATAAAAACTTCTTCCCGGAATACAACGGCGCACTGCTTGTACGGAAAGATTTGTTTGAGCGGTACAAAGACAAGGCACCCAATCTGAAGGAAACCCTGAATAAACTTGGCGGAATCTTCAGCAACGAAACCATGGTCGACCTGACCTATGCAGTGGACGTGGAAGGAAAAAGCACACAGGAAGTTGCCAAACAGTTTCTGCAGGAAAAAGGCCTGCTGGAATAA
- a CDS encoding ABC transporter permease, with product MNLSIVLEHLYIVLTSVLLTIIIGLPLGILAYMKNSVRSVILWTADVLQTIPALALLGILMAFLGAGKPTVIIGLILYSLLPVVRNTYLGLKNIDPAIKEVATGMGMSRWYRLIHVEMPIAFPVIFTGIRIATVTAVGVAVFGTFVGGGGLGSVIYQGIRIENMRMILFGTLSLMIMAVLFDSVMAAVEKRLNRQESKTSSTSNKSNGVEPGT from the coding sequence ATGAATTTGTCCATAGTTCTTGAGCATCTTTACATTGTCCTGACTTCGGTACTGCTTACCATCATCATTGGTCTGCCCCTCGGTATTCTGGCCTATATGAAAAATTCCGTGCGCTCCGTCATTTTATGGACTGCGGATGTTCTGCAGACGATTCCCGCTCTGGCTCTGCTGGGCATCCTGATGGCCTTTCTGGGCGCCGGGAAACCAACCGTCATCATCGGGCTGATTCTGTATTCCTTGCTCCCGGTTGTACGTAACACCTACCTTGGCCTGAAAAATATCGATCCTGCCATTAAGGAAGTTGCCACCGGCATGGGAATGAGCCGATGGTATCGGCTGATCCATGTGGAGATGCCCATCGCCTTCCCGGTTATTTTTACCGGGATCCGGATTGCCACTGTCACAGCAGTCGGTGTAGCTGTTTTTGGTACGTTTGTAGGCGGAGGCGGACTGGGTTCCGTTATCTACCAGGGCATTCGCATTGAAAACATGCGGATGATTTTATTCGGAACGCTGTCCCTGATGATCATGGCCGTATTATTTGACAGTGTCATGGCTGCCGTTGAAAAACGGCTGAATCGACAGGAATCCAAAACAAGCAGTACAAGTAATAAAAGTAATGGGGTTGAACCAGGAACATGA
- a CDS encoding rubrerythrin family protein has product MNLKGSKTEKNLQAAFAGESQARNKYTFFASQAKKDGYQQIGAIFEETAGNEKEHAKIWYKILNGGGMGSTEENLKIAAEGEHGEWTSMYKGFAEEAKAEGFDKIAELFEKVGEIEKEHDERYQKLLKALQNNTVFEKDGEVYWKCRNCGYIYKGKFPPEVCPVCSHPKSFFELKAENY; this is encoded by the coding sequence ATGAATTTAAAAGGGAGCAAAACAGAGAAGAATCTTCAGGCAGCGTTTGCCGGGGAATCCCAGGCAAGGAACAAATATACCTTCTTTGCATCTCAGGCGAAAAAGGACGGATATCAGCAGATCGGGGCAATTTTTGAGGAAACAGCCGGCAATGAAAAGGAGCACGCAAAGATCTGGTATAAAATCCTGAATGGCGGCGGGATGGGATCCACGGAGGAAAATCTGAAGATCGCAGCTGAAGGGGAACATGGTGAATGGACAAGCATGTACAAAGGCTTTGCCGAGGAAGCAAAGGCGGAGGGCTTTGATAAAATTGCGGAGTTGTTTGAGAAAGTCGGAGAGATTGAGAAGGAACATGATGAGCGCTATCAGAAGCTCCTGAAAGCCCTTCAGAACAATACGGTTTTTGAGAAGGACGGGGAAGTATATTGGAAATGCCGGAACTGCGGGTATATCTACAAGGGGAAATTCCCGCCGGAAGTATGCCCTGTATGCAGTCATCCGAAGTCTTTCTTTGAGCTGAAAGCAGAGAATTACTGA
- a CDS encoding ABC transporter permease yields MDTLYYLVQGTLPVAIPLLLVALGGMFSEHSGVINIALEGIMLVGAFTGCLFVYSVQETGMNAQLILLLGMMVAAVFGFLYSMLLSLAAVNLRADQTITGTALNMLIPAVVLLFSKMYFNSDGVTTDINFYIRKVPHLGEIPAVGKLFFQNTYLTVPIGIVFLVLSTILFYKTRFALRLRACGEHPHAADSVGINVMLMRHAGVGISGILGGIGGFFYAVGVMDGNTNGHTGVAGFGFLALAVMIFGQWKPIRIFLASLFFAFLRTLAYSVSLIPFLKALNINQTYYKMLPYLATMVVLAFTSGKSRAPRAEGIPYDKSQR; encoded by the coding sequence TTGGATACCCTGTATTATCTGGTTCAAGGCACCCTTCCGGTAGCGATTCCGCTGCTCCTGGTGGCACTTGGCGGCATGTTCAGCGAGCACAGCGGAGTCATCAACATTGCTCTGGAAGGAATTATGCTGGTGGGCGCCTTTACCGGCTGCCTCTTTGTCTACTCCGTTCAGGAAACCGGGATGAATGCGCAGCTGATCCTCCTGCTCGGAATGATGGTGGCGGCTGTCTTCGGATTCCTGTATTCCATGCTGCTGTCCCTGGCTGCCGTGAACCTGCGGGCAGATCAGACCATTACCGGAACGGCTCTGAACATGCTGATCCCCGCTGTCGTCCTGCTGTTCTCAAAAATGTATTTCAACAGCGACGGCGTAACCACCGACATAAATTTTTATATTCGGAAGGTACCGCATCTGGGGGAGATACCGGCCGTCGGAAAATTGTTTTTCCAAAATACCTATCTTACCGTCCCCATTGGCATCGTGTTCCTGGTGCTATCCACCATCCTTTTCTATAAAACCCGATTTGCCTTGCGTCTCCGTGCCTGCGGCGAACATCCCCATGCGGCGGACTCCGTCGGCATCAATGTGATGCTCATGCGGCATGCAGGCGTCGGTATTTCCGGTATACTTGGAGGAATTGGCGGCTTTTTTTACGCTGTGGGAGTAATGGACGGAAACACCAACGGGCATACCGGCGTGGCCGGCTTCGGTTTCCTGGCACTGGCGGTTATGATTTTCGGGCAATGGAAGCCCATCCGGATTTTCCTGGCATCCCTGTTCTTTGCCTTTCTCCGTACCCTGGCCTATTCTGTTTCCCTGATTCCGTTCCTGAAGGCCCTGAACATCAATCAGACCTATTATAAAATGCTGCCTTACCTTGCAACCATGGTCGTCCTGGCTTTTACCTCCGGAAAATCCAGAGCTCCCAGGGCGGAAGGCATTCCCTATGATAAAAGCCAGAGATAG
- a CDS encoding NCS2 family permease, with protein MLKNYFELKKHGTDVRTEIVAGITTFATMAYMFSVQSSMMADVGMSPEGVVIATALMSGIFTLMSAFYSRVPFALGPAMGSNAIMAYSLVAPGQSTWQVGVGMFVVTGAILILLTLFKVREDMVRVMPKNIKVGIGAAVGIFLARLAVSNAGIVKKDFSGLGDLSQPSVRLAFIGLAITLILNYLRIEIKGKKYQVRGAYLISILLTTGIGVVMGVVKVPHSIVSFDLSSLGDVAFKADVKGVFKVANIPILMFFLLSDFFSTMGTSLGLAGKAKMLDEDGNFPGISRVFLTDAVGTSIGGMFGITNVQTYVESAAGIEAGGRTGLTAVVTGGMFLLSMFLSPLFLMIPSAATSPVLILIGASMMEVLEDVEFTPMEWTPLALMLLTTAFTGDFVLGVALGVVVHVVIALVQYAFTKDRSKVPTVGTFIMAAIMSIKFFV; from the coding sequence ATGTTGAAGAACTATTTTGAACTGAAAAAGCACGGAACCGATGTAAGAACAGAAATTGTGGCGGGAATCACAACATTTGCAACCATGGCCTATATGTTTTCCGTCCAGTCCTCCATGATGGCAGATGTGGGGATGAGTCCGGAGGGCGTCGTAATCGCGACTGCCCTGATGTCCGGCATCTTCACTCTCATGTCCGCCTTCTACTCCAGGGTGCCTTTTGCATTGGGACCCGCCATGGGCTCCAATGCGATCATGGCGTATTCCCTGGTTGCTCCCGGTCAGTCCACCTGGCAGGTCGGTGTCGGCATGTTCGTGGTGACCGGCGCTATATTGATCCTGTTGACATTGTTTAAGGTCCGGGAAGACATGGTCCGTGTCATGCCGAAGAATATAAAAGTTGGCATCGGCGCAGCCGTCGGAATCTTTCTTGCCAGGCTGGCCGTCTCCAACGCAGGAATCGTCAAAAAGGATTTTTCCGGCCTGGGCGATCTTTCCCAGCCTTCTGTCCGGCTTGCCTTTATCGGGCTTGCCATTACCCTGATCCTGAATTACCTTCGGATTGAAATCAAGGGGAAAAAATATCAGGTTCGCGGGGCTTATCTGATTTCCATTCTTCTGACCACGGGAATCGGAGTCGTCATGGGAGTCGTCAAGGTTCCGCATTCCATCGTCAGCTTTGATTTAAGTTCATTGGGGGACGTTGCCTTCAAGGCGGATGTAAAAGGCGTTTTCAAGGTTGCCAACATACCCATTTTAATGTTCTTTCTGCTCAGCGACTTCTTTTCCACAATGGGTACCTCACTGGGTCTGGCCGGAAAAGCCAAAATGCTGGATGAGGACGGAAATTTTCCGGGTATCAGCCGCGTATTTCTGACAGACGCTGTCGGCACTTCCATCGGCGGGATGTTTGGCATCACCAACGTTCAAACCTATGTGGAATCCGCTGCCGGAATTGAGGCAGGCGGACGGACCGGCCTGACCGCCGTAGTGACCGGAGGGATGTTCCTGCTCTCCATGTTCCTCTCCCCCCTATTCCTGATGATCCCAAGTGCAGCCACTTCCCCCGTCCTGATCCTGATTGGCGCTTCCATGATGGAGGTTCTGGAGGATGTGGAGTTTACTCCCATGGAATGGACCCCGCTGGCCCTTATGCTCCTGACCACCGCATTTACCGGGGACTTCGTCCTGGGAGTTGCTTTGGGCGTTGTCGTTCATGTGGTGATTGCCCTGGTGCAGTATGCCTTTACCAAAGACCGGAGCAAAGTGCCTACTGTCGGAACATTTATCATGGCTGCCATCATGTCCATCAAATTCTTTGTTTAA
- a CDS encoding ABC transporter ATP-binding protein yields MIEYKNVSKSYGKHEVVKNLSLTISDGEFVVLIGPSGCGKTTTLKMLNRLIPMNSGSISIDGKSIMDMNPEKLRSHIGYVIQQIGLFPNMTVEENICVVPRLLKWNKEKRHQRAKKLLELVELPYDEYAHKYPNEMSGGQQQRIGVLRALAAEPPIILMDEPFGALDPITRDSLQDEVKTLQQELGKTVIFVTHDMDEALKMADTIVFMSDGRILQTDSPEGMLRAPVNDTVGEFMGRHVHNFSRNQLVCSDLMKTRVAKVTQDKRTLECVSRMNHLDIDSLVVIDKQGHYIGVLLVDTINERGRAGDSIEGLITRDFPTVTENTPAKAAFDIINSKQAGYVFVLTDDKKVAGMITKTSMSKALASEVWGDNNE; encoded by the coding sequence ATGATTGAGTATAAGAATGTCAGTAAATCCTATGGAAAACACGAAGTTGTAAAAAACCTGAGCCTTACCATATCAGATGGCGAATTTGTAGTGCTGATCGGCCCTTCCGGTTGTGGAAAGACGACAACACTGAAAATGCTGAACCGTCTGATCCCAATGAACTCAGGCAGTATCAGCATAGACGGAAAGAGCATCATGGATATGAACCCGGAAAAGCTGCGCAGCCACATCGGATACGTCATCCAACAGATTGGGCTTTTCCCAAATATGACAGTGGAAGAGAACATCTGTGTGGTGCCGCGCCTGCTGAAATGGAATAAGGAGAAAAGGCATCAGAGAGCAAAGAAGCTTCTGGAACTGGTGGAACTGCCCTATGATGAGTATGCCCATAAATATCCAAATGAGATGAGCGGCGGACAGCAACAGCGTATCGGCGTACTTCGCGCATTGGCAGCTGAACCCCCCATTATTCTAATGGATGAACCTTTTGGTGCCCTGGACCCCATTACAAGGGATTCCCTCCAGGATGAAGTCAAAACTCTGCAGCAGGAGCTGGGGAAAACCGTTATTTTTGTAACCCATGATATGGATGAGGCCCTGAAAATGGCAGATACCATTGTATTTATGAGCGACGGCCGGATTCTGCAGACAGACTCTCCGGAGGGAATGCTTCGGGCACCGGTCAACGATACGGTCGGGGAATTCATGGGCAGACACGTTCACAATTTTTCCCGGAATCAGCTGGTATGCTCCGACCTGATGAAAACCAGGGTGGCAAAGGTCACCCAGGACAAAAGAACACTGGAATGTGTCAGTCGGATGAACCACCTGGATATTGATTCCCTTGTCGTTATAGATAAGCAGGGGCATTATATCGGTGTTTTGCTGGTTGATACCATCAACGAGCGCGGCAGGGCAGGCGATTCCATCGAAGGCCTGATTACCAGGGACTTCCCCACCGTGACAGAGAATACTCCGGCAAAAGCCGCTTTCGACATCATCAACAGCAAACAGGCAGGGTATGTGTTTGTTTTGACAGATGATAAAAAAGTGGCCGGTATGATTACCAAAACCAGTATGTCCAAGGCTTTGGCAAGTGAGGTGTGGGGGGATAACAATGAATGA
- a CDS encoding adenine deaminase C-terminal domain-containing protein, with the protein MRIAKQKSRSRLVAATMGKIPCDLTIENVRLLNVVTGEIYPASVDVLDGMIVRVREKGETNDRKSKTTYKGNGAYLIPGFIDTHMHVESTMMIPEQFARAVLPWGTTTVVTDPHEIGNVMGIEGVKFMLENAKNTPLRQYVLAPSCVPSVPALEGGGAAFHAEEIADLLDTPGVIGIAEVMDYVNVIKDEKRMHDILAEGLKRDVFLQGHAPGVMGKDMQAYTTAGPISDHECRFPEECRQKLRAGMHVNMKSSSLSDFLEESLQGIKGMRYTDFVSFCTDDVHARDILETGHMNRVVRKAIRLGTDPIDAIRFATLNAAREYGFSDLGAICPGYIADMQLVKDLDGEKPLAVFTQGQLTAEHGKYIPREWEEKKPHSFPNTMHMDRITSPEDFVLHAPDGKTGSVRTNVIVSKYKGGAFNKAVWETLPIQDGKVDISKDPDLAFAAVCNRHGSGDRTIAVVRDFGLVHGAIASTISHDSHNFCVVYKNPEDACAAARELCRTGGGITVVSDGSALATAALPVAGLMSPLPVEQLAVEVGQAIQAICKVSGGKNVFPRITSLALVVLPGTLLSDKGLVDGPSQTFLPIFDETDNEK; encoded by the coding sequence TTGAGAATTGCAAAGCAAAAAAGCAGAAGCCGTCTGGTCGCAGCCACCATGGGAAAAATCCCATGCGACCTGACCATCGAAAATGTACGGCTGTTGAATGTCGTAACCGGTGAGATCTATCCTGCTTCCGTGGATGTTTTGGACGGGATGATTGTCCGGGTCCGGGAAAAAGGAGAAACCAATGACCGGAAAAGCAAAACCACTTATAAGGGAAACGGTGCATACCTGATCCCCGGTTTCATTGATACGCATATGCATGTGGAAAGTACAATGATGATCCCGGAGCAATTTGCCAGGGCAGTCCTTCCATGGGGGACAACCACCGTCGTAACCGATCCTCACGAGATTGGCAATGTCATGGGAATTGAGGGCGTGAAGTTCATGCTGGAAAACGCCAAAAATACGCCTTTGCGCCAATATGTTCTGGCCCCGTCCTGTGTCCCCTCCGTTCCGGCACTGGAGGGAGGCGGAGCTGCTTTCCATGCGGAAGAGATTGCAGATCTGCTGGATACCCCCGGTGTGATCGGCATTGCAGAAGTCATGGACTATGTCAATGTAATAAAAGATGAAAAGCGGATGCACGATATTTTGGCAGAAGGTCTGAAGCGTGATGTATTCCTGCAGGGACATGCTCCCGGCGTGATGGGAAAAGACATGCAGGCCTACACCACCGCCGGCCCCATCAGCGATCACGAATGCCGTTTCCCTGAGGAGTGCAGACAGAAGCTGCGTGCCGGAATGCATGTCAATATGAAGTCCAGCTCCCTGTCCGACTTTCTCGAGGAATCCCTTCAAGGAATCAAAGGGATGCGCTATACCGATTTCGTCTCCTTCTGTACCGATGATGTCCATGCCAGGGATATTCTGGAGACCGGTCATATGAACCGTGTGGTCCGGAAAGCCATCAGGCTGGGCACCGATCCCATCGATGCCATCCGGTTTGCCACGCTGAATGCGGCGCGTGAGTATGGCTTTTCCGATCTGGGAGCGATTTGCCCCGGTTATATTGCCGATATGCAGTTGGTAAAAGATCTGGACGGTGAAAAGCCCCTTGCTGTATTCACCCAGGGGCAGCTGACGGCAGAGCACGGAAAATACATTCCCCGGGAATGGGAAGAAAAGAAACCCCATTCTTTCCCCAACACCATGCATATGGACCGCATTACCTCTCCGGAAGACTTTGTGCTGCACGCGCCGGATGGAAAAACGGGAAGCGTCCGGACCAATGTGATCGTAAGCAAATACAAGGGCGGAGCCTTCAACAAAGCCGTCTGGGAAACGCTGCCCATTCAGGATGGGAAAGTGGACATCAGCAAGGACCCGGATCTGGCGTTTGCCGCTGTTTGCAACCGTCACGGAAGCGGAGACCGGACCATTGCAGTCGTACGGGACTTTGGCCTGGTGCATGGAGCCATCGCCTCAACCATCTCCCACGATTCGCATAATTTCTGCGTGGTTTACAAAAATCCGGAGGATGCCTGTGCAGCAGCGAGGGAACTGTGCCGAACAGGCGGCGGGATTACGGTCGTTTCCGATGGCTCGGCCCTGGCCACAGCGGCTCTTCCGGTCGCCGGACTGATGTCTCCCCTGCCGGTGGAACAGCTGGCTGTTGAGGTGGGTCAGGCAATCCAGGCCATTTGCAAAGTCAGCGGCGGGAAGAATGTATTTCCCAGGATTACCTCACTGGCTTTGGTTGTCCTGCCGGGGACCCTCCTTTCCGACAAGGGGCTGGTGGACGGACCATCCCAGACATTCTTGCCCATATTCGATGAAACGGATAATGAAAAGTAG
- a CDS encoding MATE family efflux transporter: MKLSQNRDMDMCNGPLFKKMLLFALPLMAMNVLQLLFNAADIIVVGRFSGKEAMAAVGATGSLISLLVNFFMGLSVGTSVIVAQEYGADRPDSVSRTVHTSIAISSIGGIIVMVLGLILCKPLLELMGTPEDIIDLSTTYMRIYFLGLPASMVFNFSAAVLRAIGDSRHPMYYLTIAGIVNVILNLFFVLVVHMSVAGVAWATIISQYISVVLILLCLYRSNGAIQFMPRETRIDREQLKEIVKIGLPAGFQNFLFSLSNVTVQSAVNSFGSTMVAANSAASNIENLVGTTMNAYYNSAITFTGQNMGAGKYRRIDTIAKVSTMFVFATWILLSGGIILFGKPLLHIYTADPEVIRLGNIRLNIMMAVYFTCGIMNVFPGLTRGMGYSILPMLCTLIGACILRIVWIYTIFVWKPTIMMLYACYPVTWALAGLGQVASFFYARHQIHKRGSCEPAGNETI; this comes from the coding sequence TTGAAGCTTTCACAAAACCGCGATATGGACATGTGTAATGGACCCTTATTCAAAAAAATGCTGTTGTTTGCCCTGCCCCTTATGGCAATGAATGTTCTGCAGCTGCTGTTCAATGCTGCTGACATTATCGTAGTCGGGCGCTTTTCAGGCAAGGAAGCAATGGCTGCAGTTGGAGCCACAGGGTCTCTGATCAGCCTTCTTGTCAATTTTTTCATGGGATTGTCCGTTGGTACCAGCGTTATTGTTGCCCAGGAATATGGCGCGGACAGGCCGGATTCCGTAAGCCGGACGGTTCATACTTCCATTGCCATCAGTTCCATCGGCGGGATCATTGTCATGGTTTTGGGGCTCATTCTCTGTAAGCCATTGCTGGAGCTGATGGGCACTCCGGAGGATATTATTGATCTGTCCACAACTTATATGAGGATTTACTTTCTCGGACTGCCGGCCAGTATGGTCTTTAACTTCAGTGCGGCAGTTTTGCGTGCCATAGGCGACAGCCGGCATCCAATGTACTATCTTACCATTGCCGGTATTGTCAATGTGATACTCAATTTGTTTTTTGTGCTGGTGGTGCATATGAGTGTTGCAGGCGTCGCATGGGCTACGATAATTTCCCAGTACATTTCTGTGGTTCTGATTCTTCTCTGTTTGTACCGAAGCAACGGAGCCATCCAGTTTATGCCCCGGGAAACACGCATTGACAGGGAGCAGCTGAAGGAGATTGTGAAAATCGGACTGCCGGCAGGCTTCCAGAATTTCTTGTTCTCTCTTTCCAATGTGACCGTTCAGTCTGCCGTGAATTCCTTCGGGTCCACCATGGTGGCAGCCAATTCCGCGGCCAGCAACATCGAAAATCTGGTGGGAACCACGATGAATGCCTATTATAACTCTGCCATTACTTTTACCGGTCAGAATATGGGAGCGGGGAAGTATAGGCGGATCGATACCATAGCAAAGGTTTCCACGATGTTTGTGTTTGCTACCTGGATTCTTTTAAGCGGTGGCATCATACTGTTCGGAAAGCCATTGCTTCATATATATACGGCTGATCCGGAGGTGATCCGTTTGGGAAATATACGTCTGAATATCATGATGGCCGTATACTTTACCTGCGGTATCATGAACGTGTTTCCAGGCCTTACCCGCGGGATGGGCTACTCCATTCTTCCGATGCTCTGTACGCTGATCGGGGCCTGCATCTTGCGAATCGTATGGATTTATACTATTTTTGTATGGAAACCGACGATCATGATGCTTTATGCCTGCTATCCGGTTACCTGGGCCCTGGCCGGGCTGGGGCAGGTTGCCAGCTTCTTTTATGCGAGACATCAGATACACAAACGGGGATCCTGTGAACCCGCCGGCAATGAAACAATATAA
- a CDS encoding ABC transporter permease, which yields MNDFFRLYGTKLWNAIGIHLVYVLVSVSIGFIIALALGILLSRLPRISRYVLPIISVVQTIPGIVFIGILFLYTGMVPATVFIALTIYAIFPVLKNTYTGLIGVSQEYKEAAKGCGMSSLQSLFWVELPLVLPEIIGGLRMSTVYTVSWVVLASMIGLGGLGDFVYIGVSTNNNTLIIAGAIPAAILAVGLGRIIDWIQKKVIPKGLRREIR from the coding sequence ATGAATGACTTTTTCCGCCTTTACGGGACCAAGCTATGGAACGCCATCGGGATTCATCTGGTCTATGTGCTGGTTTCCGTATCCATTGGTTTCATCATCGCCTTGGCCCTGGGGATCCTTTTGTCGAGACTTCCCAGAATATCCAGATACGTTCTTCCGATTATTTCCGTAGTACAGACCATCCCCGGCATTGTCTTCATAGGAATCCTTTTTCTGTATACCGGAATGGTGCCCGCTACTGTATTTATTGCACTCACCATTTATGCCATTTTCCCCGTGCTGAAAAACACCTATACCGGATTGATCGGTGTTTCCCAGGAATACAAGGAAGCCGCAAAGGGTTGCGGAATGTCTTCCCTGCAGTCGCTTTTTTGGGTAGAGCTTCCCCTGGTACTCCCTGAAATCATAGGCGGACTGCGTATGTCCACGGTATATACGGTAAGCTGGGTAGTCCTGGCTTCCATGATCGGTTTGGGAGGTCTGGGGGATTTTGTTTATATTGGTGTCAGTACAAACAACAATACTCTGATTATTGCAGGTGCGATTCCAGCTGCCATTCTTGCAGTGGGGCTGGGACGGATCATTGACTGGATACAGAAAAAGGTCATTCCAAAGGGATTAAGGAGGGAGATCCGATGA